The nucleotide window AGTAGAGATGAACAGGGACCTAGTTACCAAAATGTTTTTCTATCTCCTTCATCACTTGCATGGAGCGATGTCCATCAACCATGTTTATGGCAAGTCCGTTTTTGCCAAACCTTCCAGTTCGTCCAATACGATGCAGGTAGGTCTCACAATCTGGTCTGTGGTCATATGTCACAGGCAGGTCAAAGTTCACCACCACCGTTACCTGCTCCACATCAATCCCTGAAATACAGCACATGCTAATTAACCACACTATTCACCTAATTATATACTCTAATTATAGCTGTACTATGTTGGGTATAAACCCTAATAGTGCTCAGCATACACCCTGGTAGTGCTAGGCATACACCTTGGCATTAGCTGGCATACATCCGCCAATGCTGGGCATACCGACTGAAAGTAGAATCTGTCACCattaacaaaaacaattcaCAAAGCAGTGCTGGGCATAAACCCTGGCAGTGCTCAGTACATGTGGGATGGGCATGCGTCTTGGTAGTGCTAGGCATACATCCTGACAATGTTGTGCATACACCCTTTTAGTTATGGCCAAATACCTTAGCATTAACAGGCATACACCCGCCAATGCTGTGCATACACCCTTGTAGTTCTGGGCAAATACCTTCACAGTAACAGGTACACACCCGCCAATGCTAGGTATGTGTCTTGGTAGTGCTAGGCATACATCCTGACAATGCTGTGCATACACCCTGGTAGTTCTGGGCAAATACCTTAGCCTTAACAGGCATACACTCACCAATGCTGGGCATGTGTCTTGGTAGTGCTAGGCATACATCCTGACAATGCTCTGCATACATCCTTGTAGTTATGGCCAAATACCTTAGCATTAACAGGCATACGCCAATGCTGGGCATACAGAATGAAAGTAGAATTTGTCACCATTAACCACAACAATTCACAAAGCTAATCGTGTGAGCTGAGTTGAGTTGAGCAGAGCTGTTACCTCTAGCTGAGACGTTGGTTGTGATGAGAACCTTCTCCTTGCCATCTCTAAAGCGATTTATAATGGCTGCTCTCATCTCTATCGTCAACTCGCCGGTTAACAAACCAACAGCGTGGCCTTCTCTGGTCATCTGTTCAGCCAACCATGAAGCTGTTTTTCTCGTCTGTAACATGAGATATATCGGTATACATAAACACTGTACCTGAGCTAACATTCtgcacctgtggatggttgtggctctgccactataatgctagctgtcgccatataagtgaaatataatttaGGACTGCAAAAactacagtcaaataaataaattaataacacGTGACTTAGTTAAAACAATGTGTCGTATCACAGTTGTGTCATCATTAGATCAGGAAAATGTAACAATTTAGGGTAGCAATAGGGAAAGGGAAAactttgaaaacaacaaaaaagaactgAAATCTTTGAAAGTTAAAGAACTTACATGACAGAAAATCATGCTCTGACCAATGGAAATTGTGCCATAAATATTTGAGAGGGCTTTAAATTTTTCCTCAGGGCTAGTGCACTCAATGTAAAACTGTTTGATGTTGTCAAGACTTTCTTCTTCTCGGCGTAGTCGGATCTTGACAGGGTTTGGCACCACGGCCTGAGCAAATTTCATCACCTCCGCATCATACGTGGCAGAAAACAAAAGCATCTGACAGTCCTTCCGTAAatttctgaaacaaagaaacatttacatttgaaaAGCACAATGCCAAAACACTGTTCTACATTTGCTCTGATTTCTTCAACTTACAACATAGCTTGAAACTACACAAAACTAGGGAAACAATAAACCTATATCTTTTACACAATacaccaaatattaaaaaatgttttgtctgtATATAGAAGgaaatccatttattttttggacAATCAATATGTGTCCTCAGCAGCTAACTTGCAAATGGAAGTCAGCAGTGACTTGCTTTAGCTTGAAAACATTGTGGCGCATTAGTGAGGGTGGGACATGCATAGTAATACCCAAGCAAAGCCTAGTACTTTACCAGAGTGTTATAAAGCCCCAGATTCGCAAGCTGGCGGTATCTAAACACAATCCCATTGGATAATATGCAAAGCTTCAGCTTTGGTATGCTCCGTATCTTCAGTGATTATGACTCAAAACTGGAAGTTTGATACCCTAagtcttctaatttttaggacagatattattagtattgaaagcagaatattacatttctttacctgctttctggaaaagtaaagatatgagtatgttgttcattagatggtctaactatgggagaaaaaagaaacttaatattcctgctacaattacataagTATTAGTTAAAATGAGCAGGCCAGGtgtccaaaaattagaagaaataaggtaGTTCTCGTTGGAAAGCAAAACACATGTCCCAGCTCATGGCAAGCACTGTATTTTGCCTAAACTTTGGTCTCTTTCTGAAGCACAAAAAAGTCCTTTCCATGATACTTTAAATGCCAACAGTTAAGTTTTTCTGCTAagaaatcaaacttcacaaaaaagtgttaataatcagaatcaagaaaCATGCCCAACTTTGGgtgaaataaatcaactaaCAAACTGTTCTATATGTGAGGCACAGATGTTTACCAAAAAACAAATGCTGCCTTGGTAGAAGACTAGAAGTCTgcaacaaacttcatgttaggCCGAACAAAATGGTGGCAAAATTCATGACAATCGCCTTTCTGAGGCTCCTCATGTGTTTCAAAAACATGCCCCTGTTGGAGTGTTCTATTGTTTTGCATGGGTAATAATAAATTCATAGTTAATATgtgggggtctccgtggctcagttggttagcatgctagcgcagcgtaatgacccacaagcctctcaccaatgcggttgctgtgagttcaagtccagctcatgctggcttcctctacggccgtaagtgggaaggtctgccagcaacctgcggatggtcgtgggtttcccccgggctgtgcccggtttcctcccaccataatgctggccgccgtcgtataagtgaaatattcttgagtacggcgtaaaacaccaatcaaataaataaaaagttaataTGCGCCTAGAGGATGAAGGTCACAAAACATCAGGAGTTGTTTCTCAGTGGTTTTTGAGCGTCACAGTGTTATTTATCCTGTAGTTACATTCCATGTTCCTCTGTGTGAGATTAGCTTGCCTTTACAGAGCAACGCTGCCCTCCACTTTCCCCAGTGtagtaaactgacaaaaacctAAGAGTATTCGTGTGAGGAGGGATCTTACTTCTGTATACGGATAGACTGATCCTGATGCCCCTGTGTGGCAATCATCACGTCTGCCTCATCCAAGACAAAGACATTGACCTTCTTCAGGTCAAGGACCTTGAACCTGATGCTCCAGTCCATCACTGTGCCCGGAGTGCCGATGATGATTTGCTCCTCTAACCTCTGGCCTTTGGACACtggacaaaaaataaacataatccATTGCTAATTAGTGTATTAAGAGTGACTATCAGTCCAGACATGCCGTAAATTTATGacctttaaaaatatttgtttatttccttggtgttttatgctgtactcaagaatatctcaattAGTGTATTCTTCAACATGTTCcaatgtttgcaaagtgtttattcaagtatatacctgttgtgaagccctgaaattggccaatcgaaaatcaaattaaaaacaagcttaaattgcactgaaagttgctctttcaaacacgaaaaggttgaggaattggggtaatatacaacggcggccggcgttatggtgggggaaacccacgaccatccccaggctGCTGACTTTTTAAAACAATGTGCTCAGCtggaaaacaccaataaaaagaagaaatgaCAATAATACCACTCCCGCTATGTATTCTGTTCGTTCATTTGCCTGTAGTTTAACACTCCTTTCCAAATGGTCGTAGTCAAATCACATCCTTGCAGTTTCGaatattgacatatttacactgctgcctcactggaacactgtcctgaagacaccagacataacaccctacccagtcacaatatgcTGACACCAAACCAACACCAGTAGAAAATCAATCACAGAAGTGCAAAACTTAAGGAATAACCACGTTCAGATTTGAACTCATGTCCCCTGTTTACAAGGGTGAAAATCTAATGTCTCTATCattgctgtaaaaagaaaatagtATGGTGATTCCATACATATTTCATAATTAAAATAGTTttataaaagtaaaactaaaacTTAACACTTAAAATACATTCAATTCAACAACCatcaataaaatgtgaaataattttgagttaATATAACAGCTGAAGACATGCTTCAAAAACAATCGCAAAAAGTACAAAGGACCTTTACATagatttaaaaatacattaaagTCATTATAAACTTtagacattattattattatttagacCAATCAGT belongs to Liolophura sinensis isolate JHLJ2023 chromosome 9, CUHK_Ljap_v2, whole genome shotgun sequence and includes:
- the LOC135474777 gene encoding ATP-dependent RNA helicase DDX19A-like, whose protein sequence is MADWADQVDKQEQTIQRNTEAIAKQVKDLQIKRAEAGGAAATVNGVGDVASTDGKAQDGEKAPTEEEASLLRKLLRSKLVTNKNDIEVMRKDPSSPLYSVKSFEALNLKPELLKGVYDMGFNAPSKIQETALPTLLADPPANMIAQSQSGTGKTAAFVLTMLSRVDASQKHPQCLCLAPTYELALQIGQVTEQMAKHMTDVKIAYAVRGQRVSKGQRLEEQIIIGTPGTVMDWSIRFKVLDLKKVNVFVLDEADVMIATQGHQDQSIRIQKNLRKDCQMLLFSATYDAEVMKFAQAVVPNPVKIRLRREEESLDNIKQFYIECTSPEEKFKALSNIYGTISIGQSMIFCHTRKTASWLAEQMTREGHAVGLLTGELTIEMRAAIINRFRDGKEKVLITTNVSARGIDVEQVTVVVNFDLPVTYDHRPDCETYLHRIGRTGRFGKNGLAINMVDGHRSMQVMKEIEKHFGRTIEPLNADDMDEIEKLST